The Pseudanabaena galeata CCNP1313 genome includes a region encoding these proteins:
- a CDS encoding phytoene synthase produces the protein MGMRQPVSLEEAYEICRCITAKYAKTFYLGTMLMSEAKRRATWAIYAWCRRTDELVDGMQAESTDAETLFNWEKQLEATFRGDPIHASDIALADTVQKYPMPIQPFKDMISGMRMDLKYDRYQTFDDLHLYCYRVAGTVGLMSAAIMGFETKDPSVISTATEAAIALGIAMQLTNILRDIGEDAQRGRIYLPLEDLHYFDYTEKDLLSGTVDERWIELMRFQIQRARQFYQHAEDGISALCRDARWPVWSSLILYRNILKAIEHNHYEVFKKRAFVPNSNKMLAVPWAWLKAQTS, from the coding sequence ATGGGAATGCGTCAGCCAGTCAGTCTGGAGGAAGCCTACGAGATTTGTCGTTGCATCACGGCAAAGTACGCCAAGACTTTTTATCTTGGTACGATGCTGATGTCTGAAGCAAAACGGCGAGCTACTTGGGCGATTTATGCTTGGTGTCGTCGTACTGATGAGCTTGTAGACGGTATGCAGGCAGAAAGCACCGATGCCGAAACGCTTTTTAACTGGGAAAAACAGTTAGAGGCGACGTTCCGTGGCGATCCTATCCATGCCTCAGATATTGCCTTAGCCGATACTGTCCAGAAGTACCCGATGCCGATTCAGCCTTTCAAAGATATGATTTCTGGAATGCGAATGGATCTAAAATACGATCGCTACCAGACCTTTGATGATCTGCATTTGTATTGCTACCGCGTTGCAGGCACTGTGGGCTTGATGTCGGCTGCAATTATGGGCTTTGAGACTAAAGATCCATCGGTAATCAGTACGGCAACTGAGGCGGCGATCGCCTTAGGTATTGCCATGCAGTTAACTAATATTTTGCGTGATATTGGTGAAGATGCTCAGCGAGGACGGATTTATTTGCCCCTTGAGGATCTGCATTATTTTGACTATACCGAAAAAGATTTATTAAGCGGTACGGTTGATGAACGTTGGATTGAGTTGATGCGTTTTCAAATTCAGAGAGCGCGACAGTTTTATCAACATGCTGAGGATGGTATTTCGGCATTATGTCGAGATGCTCGATGGCCAGTATGGTCTTCTCTAATTTTGTATCGCAATATTTTAAAAGCGATCGAACACAATCATTACGAAGTTTTTAAGAAACGGGCTTTTGTCCCTAATTCCAACAAAATGCTTGCTGTTCCTTGGGCATGGCTTAAAGCTCAAACTTCTTAA
- a CDS encoding fatty acid desaturase: MFISSQQKVLVADDWSGLLIAVLIIALWFVSLFELLTIPISNTSWFWLISAVLVRTYLHTGLFILAHDAIHGNLVAHNRNLNHLIGRFAVTVYGFLSYDLCFKNHFKHHQYPSQSEDPDFHGSAASPVLWYCKFIYEYFPRRSLIIFLVNMILIAGVLTTIFHVPLANLIFFGLLPLVLSSLQLFFFGTYLPHHQVYGNPNFSPRLQSSYGSNLWSFFSCYNFGHYHWEHHQYPEIPWYRLHQTHKN; encoded by the coding sequence ATGTTTATTTCATCACAACAAAAGGTATTGGTAGCGGATGATTGGAGCGGATTACTAATAGCCGTACTTATTATTGCTCTATGGTTTGTTAGCCTATTTGAACTACTTACGATTCCAATCTCAAATACTTCTTGGTTCTGGTTGATTAGCGCGGTTTTGGTACGGACTTATTTGCATACAGGATTGTTTATTCTTGCCCATGATGCTATTCATGGCAATTTAGTTGCCCATAATCGCAATCTCAACCATCTGATTGGGCGTTTTGCGGTTACTGTTTATGGTTTTTTATCCTACGACCTCTGTTTTAAAAATCACTTTAAACACCATCAATATCCTTCCCAAAGCGAAGATCCTGATTTTCATGGCAGTGCAGCTAGCCCAGTACTTTGGTATTGCAAGTTCATTTATGAATATTTCCCAAGGCGATCGCTGATCATTTTTTTAGTAAATATGATTCTAATTGCTGGTGTCTTAACAACGATTTTCCATGTTCCATTGGCAAATTTAATATTTTTTGGACTGCTGCCCCTAGTCTTGAGTTCTTTGCAACTATTCTTTTTTGGGACTTATCTGCCCCATCACCAAGTCTATGGCAATCCCAATTTTTCTCCTCGTTTGCAAAGCAGTTATGGCTCTAATCTATGGTCATTTTTTAGTTGCTATAACTTTGGTCATTACCATTGGGAGCATCATCAATATCCTGAAATTCCTTGGTATCGACTACATCAAACCCACAAAAACTAA
- a CDS encoding orange carotenoid protein N-terminal domain-containing protein, whose product MTYTINSARSIFPSTLAADVVPATTARFNQLSPEDQLAWIWFTYIEMGKTVTIAAPGAASMQLAELTLNEIKKMSFQQQTQVMCDLANRADTPICRTYAIWSQNIKLGFWYQLGQWMEQGIVAPIPEGYKLSANASAVLETLKSLEPGQQITILRNSVVDMGYDPNKLGEYTRVAEPVSAPQEMSKRTQVSIEGVNNPTILSYMNNMNANDFDALIALFLPDGALQPPFQRPIVGKDAVLRFFKEECQNLVLVPEKGVSEAADGGYTQIKITGKVQTPWFGSGVGMNIAWRFLLDPDSKIFFVAIDLLASPKELLNFAR is encoded by the coding sequence ATGACATACACAATTAACTCAGCCAGAAGCATTTTCCCTAGCACTTTAGCAGCCGATGTTGTACCTGCTACTACAGCTCGATTTAACCAACTTAGTCCTGAAGATCAACTTGCTTGGATTTGGTTTACTTACATTGAGATGGGTAAGACTGTAACGATCGCTGCTCCAGGTGCTGCAAGTATGCAACTAGCTGAGTTGACCTTGAATGAAATCAAGAAAATGAGTTTTCAGCAACAAACTCAAGTTATGTGTGACTTGGCAAATCGTGCTGACACCCCTATCTGTCGTACCTATGCAATTTGGTCACAAAACATCAAACTAGGCTTTTGGTATCAACTTGGTCAGTGGATGGAGCAAGGAATCGTTGCGCCAATTCCTGAAGGTTACAAACTTTCAGCTAACGCTTCAGCAGTGTTAGAAACTCTTAAAAGTCTAGAACCAGGACAACAAATCACAATTCTCCGTAACTCAGTTGTAGATATGGGATACGACCCTAACAAATTGGGCGAATATACTCGTGTTGCTGAGCCTGTTTCTGCTCCACAAGAAATGTCTAAGCGCACTCAAGTAAGTATTGAAGGTGTAAACAACCCCACAATCTTGTCTTACATGAATAACATGAATGCCAATGATTTTGATGCTCTAATTGCTCTATTTCTCCCAGATGGTGCTTTACAACCTCCTTTCCAAAGACCAATCGTTGGTAAAGATGCAGTTTTGAGATTTTTTAAAGAAGAATGTCAAAATCTTGTGCTTGTGCCAGAAAAAGGTGTTTCTGAAGCAGCCGATGGTGGTTATACCCAAATCAAGATTACTGGTAAAGTGCAAACTCCTTGGTTCGGCTCTGGCGTTGGTATGAATATTGCTTGGCGCTTTCTGCTCGATCCTGACAGCAAAATCTTCTTTGTAGCGATCGACTTGCTTGCATCTCCTAAAGAGTTACTGAACTTCGCTCGTTAG